A portion of the Lolium rigidum isolate FL_2022 chromosome 1, APGP_CSIRO_Lrig_0.1, whole genome shotgun sequence genome contains these proteins:
- the LOC124670032 gene encoding 36.4 kDa proline-rich protein-like, which yields MASLASVGSLLLAAIVAVLVLVPGSYGSRSNCPLPDPGHGGGGGGGQHPPHHGKPPKHHGGPPSGPKCPPCHPPPTPTLRPPPYAPPTPPYIPPTPPYGPPTPLPPPHVPPYVPPSPPYVPPSPPYIPPYVPPFVPPTPPYVPSPPYVPPTPPYVPPTPPYVPSPTPPSPGHGKTCPVDALRLNACVDLLGGLVHLVIGREARSKCCPLVQGIADLDAALCLCTTIRARLLNINIYLPVALRLLITCGKHPPSGFNCPTVLDA from the coding sequence ATGGCCAGCCTCGCCTCCGTTGGTTCGCTCCTGCTCGCTGCCATCGTCGCCGTCCTGGTACTCGTACCGGGATCGTACGGGTCGCGCAGCAACTGCCCGCTGCCGGACCCCGGccacggcggtggtggtggcggcggacaaCACCCGCCCCACCATGGCAAGCCGCCCAAGCACCACGGCGGCCCACCGTCGGGCCCCAAATGCCCGCCGTGCCACCCGCCACCGACACCGACGCTGCGTCCACCACCCTACGCCCCGCCGACTCCACCATACATCCCCCCGACTCCGCCGTACGGGCCACCAACGCCACTGCCACCACCACACGTGCCGCCGTACGTACCGCCGTCGCCACCGTACGTCCCGCCTTCTCCACCATACATCCCGCCGTACGTGCCGCCGTTCGTGCCACCGACTCCTCCCTACGTGCCGTCACCGCCGTACGTGCCACCGACTCCGCCATACGTGCCTCCGACGCCGCCGTACGTGCCGTCCCCGACACCGCCGTCGCCGGGGCATGGGAAGACGTGCCCGGTGGACGCGCTGAGGCTGAACGCGTGCGTGGACCTGCTGGGCGGGCTGGTGCACCTGGTGATCGGGCGGGAGGCGCGCTCCAAGTGCTGCCCGCTGGTGCAGGGGATAGCGGACCTGGACGCGGCGCTCTGCCTCTGCACCACCATCCGGGCGCGCCTCCTCAACATCAACATCTACCTCCCCGTCGCGCTCCGCCTGCTCATCACCTGCGGCAAGCACCCGCCCAGCGGCTTCAACTGCCCCACCGTCCTCGACGCCTAG
- the LOC124685109 gene encoding serine/threonine-protein kinase PBL36-like, producing MPPSSRHRQESGCGCWAVLTRGLRGSCFRPAAAAAAAPAGAAVKAGLVHDAAEMRYLNSSNRDLGDQFQRNFGDENGVNASTEKKTPHKLLEFTFQELKSATVNFRPDSILGEGGFGYVFKGWIEPDSTAPAKPGTGLTVAVKSLKENALQGHREWVAEVDFLGQLHHKHLVKLIGYCIEDEQRLLVYEFMARGSLENHLFRRTLPLPWPYRMKVVLGAAKGLAFLHVGPKPVIYRDFKTSNILIDVDYNAKLSDFGLAKAGPQGDKSHVSTRVLGTYGYAAPEYVMTGHLTTKSDVYSFGVVLLEVLTGRRSIDKKRPLGEQNLVAWARPYLSDRRRLYQLVDPRLGLNYSIRGVQKVAQICHHCLNRDSKSRPMMDEVIKHLTPLQDLNDMAATSYRPRSSPRGKARR from the exons ATGCCTCCTTCTTCCCGGCACCGGCAGGAGAGCGGGTGCGGCTGCTGGGCCGTGCTCACGCGGGGCCTGCGCGGCTCCTGCTtccgcccggcggcggcggcggcggccgcccctgccggagccgccgtcaAAGCCGGCCTCGTCCACGATGCAG CGGAGATGAGATACCTAAATAGTAGCAATCGAGATCTTGGTGATCAGTTTCAGAGAAACTTCGGTGACGAAAATGGTGTTAACGCGTCAACTGAAAAGAAAACACCACACAAGCTACTTGAATTTACTTTCCAAGAGTTGAAATCTGCCACTGTTAACTTTAGGCCAGACAGTATCCTTGGCGAAGGTGGGTTTGGGTATGTCTTCAAGGGGTGGATTGAGCCAGACAGCACAGCTCCTGCAAAACCTGGCACTGGTCTAACTGTAGCTGTCAAAAGTTTGAAGGAAAATGCTCTTCAAGGACATAGAGAATGGGTG GCGGAAGTTGACTTTCTGGGACAGCTGCATCACAAACATCTTGTTAAGCTGATTGGATATTGTATCGAGGATGAGCAGAGGCTGCTTGTATATGAATTCATGGCACGCGGAAGTCTAGAAAATCATCTTTTCAGAA GGACTCTCCCCCTACCTTGGCCCTATAGGATGAAGGTTGTTCTTGGTGCTGCTAAAGGTTTAGCCTTTCTGCATGTTGGTCCAAAACCAGTTATTTACAGGGATTTTAAGACATCGAATATTCTTATTGATGTG GATTACAATGCGAAACTGTCAGATTTTGGGTTAGCAAAAGCTGGTCCCCAAGGCGATAAAAGCCATGTATCTACTCGAGTTCTTGGCACCTATGGCTACGCTGCACCTGAGTATGTAATGACAG GCCACTTAACAACTAAGAGCGACGTCTACAGCTTCGGAGTTGTTTTGCTCGAGGTATTGACCGGCAGAAGATCAATCGACAAGAAACGGCCTCTTGGGGAGCAGAACCTAGTGGCATGGGCAAGGCCGTATCTAAGCGACAGGCGAAGGCTCTATCAGCTCGTAGATCCTCGCTTGGGGCTGAACTATTCCATTAGAGGGGTGCAGAAGGTAGCTCAGATCTGCCACCACTGCCTTAACCGTGACAGCAAGTCACGCCCAATGATGGATGAAGTTATCAAACACCTAACGCCTCTGCAGGACCTAAATGACATGGCTGCAACGTCGTATAGGCCTCGATCGTCTCCTCGCG GAAAGGCTCGTCGGTGA
- the LOC124685110 gene encoding zinc finger CCCH domain-containing protein 40: MAHRLLRDAQADGWERSDFPIICESCLGDNPYVRMLKADYDKECKICARPFTVFRWRPGRDARYKKTEICQTCCKLKNVCQVCLLDLEYGLPVQVRDTALAINSNDAIPRSDVNREYFAEEHDRKAAAGIDYDSSYGKARPNDTILKLQRTSPYYKRNRAHVCSFFVRGECTRGAECPYRHEMPETGELSQQNIKDRYYGVNDPVAMKLLGKAGEMPSLAPPDDETIRTLYIGGLDNRVSEQDLRDQFYAHGEIESIRMVIQRACAFVTYTTREGAEKAAEELANKLVIKGVRLKLMWGKPQAQRPDGDDAGRQGHVSHGGLLPRAVISQQHSGDQPQPPGMEGQHQVAPTSHYFNIPAPPGAEQRMYPSMDPQRMGAVVRSQEGDGKPGPQHAGQGQPSSSSGQGYPMRPPAPYYPGGQQYPPYYPPYGGGYMPPPRMPYPPQYPPYQPMLPQPAQPQVSSSQQPATPGQQQTQAPPTQQPAAQN; encoded by the exons atggcgcaCCGGCTGCTCCGGGACGCTCAGGCGGACGGCTGGGAGCGGTCGGACTTCCCCATCATCTGCGAGTCATGCCTCGGCGACAACCCCTACGTCCGCATG TTGAAAGCAGATTATGACAAGGAATGTAAAATCTGTGCGCGCCCTTTTACTGTTTTCCGTTGGAGACCTGGTCGGGATGCAAGGTATAAGAAGACAGAGATCTGCCAGACGTGCTGCAAGTTGAAAAACGTCTGCCAGGTCTGCCTGCTAGACCTTGAGTATGGTCTACCGGTTCAGGTTCGGGATACTGCGCTCGCCATCAATTCGAATGACGCAATTCCAAGGAGTGATGTCAACCGTGAGTACTTCGCAGAAGAGCATGATCGCAAG GCTGCAGCTGGCATAGACTATGATTCTTCATATGGAAAGGCCCGTCCAAATGATACCATTCTGAAGCTTCAGAGGACATCACCGTATTACAAGAGGAACCGAGCTCATGTTTGCAGTTTCTTTGTGCGCGGTGAATGTACTAGAGGCGCCGAGTGCCCATACCGCCATGAGATGCCTGAGACTGGGGAGTTATCCCAGCAGAACATCAAAGATCGTTACTATGG CGTTAATGATCCAGTTGCCATGAAACTTTTGGGTAAGGCAGGTGAGATGCCATCCCTGGCACCACCCGATGATGAGACTATAAGGACCCTCTACATTGGTGGACTTGATAACAGAGTCAGTGAGCAGGATTTGAGGGATCAGTTCTATGCACATGGTGAGATTGAATCCATCAGGATGGTAATCCAACGTGCTTGTGCATTTGTGACATACACAACAAGAGAAGGTGCTGAGAAAGCTGCAGAGGAGCTTGCAAACAAGCTAGTTATCAAGGGTGTGCGCCTGAAGCTCATGTGGGGCAAGCCTCAAGCACAAAGGCCAGATGGTGATGATGCTGGGAGGCAAGGTCATGTTTCCCATGGAGGGTTGCTCCCTAGGGCAGTTATATCTCAGCAACATAGTGGCGACCAGCCTCAGCCTCCTGGGATGGAGGGCCAGCATCAAGTGGCGCCAACATCGCACTACTTCAATATCCCAGCACCTCCAGGAGCGGAGCAGCGGATGTACCCTTCAATGGACCCCCAGAGGATGGGTGCTGTAGTCAGGTCACAAGAGGGCGATGGCAAACCAGGGCCACAGCATGCCGGGCAAGGTCAGCCATCAAGCAGCTCGGGACAGGGCTATCCTATGCGGCCGCCGGCACCTTACTACCCTGGTGGTCAGCAGTACCCTCCGTACTACCCACCATATGGTGGCGGTTACATGCCTCCACCTCGCATGCCGTACCCGCCCCAGTATCCTCCGTACCAGCCAATGCTGCCGCAGCCAGCACAACCACAAGTGAGCTCATCCCAGCAGCCAGCAACACCAGGGCAGCAGCAGACTCAGGCCCCTCCTACTCAGCAGCCAGCCGCCCAGAACTGA
- the LOC124685111 gene encoding adenylyltransferase and sulfurtransferase MOCS3-1, with amino-acid sequence MDGGGGGGGVGRSRKAAEGELERLRAERDELDIRIRLLESELQTGSAAPASPACGDACQALRGFAQDDALPADMIYRYSRHLLLPDFGVQGQRKLSRSSILVVGAGGLGSPVALYLAACGVGVLGIVDGDDVELNNLHRQIIHQEAYIGRSKVKSAADACRAINSSIQVVEHHHTLKPSNALKVVTKYDIVVDATDNLPTRYMISDCCVLLNKPLISGAALGLEGQLTVYHHNGSPCYRCLFPNPPPVAACQRCSDSGVLGVVPGVIGCMQALEAIKVATGVGEPLSGRMLLFDALSARIRIVKIRGSSPVCSICAENSVFTQEDFQKFDYESFTQSPMSDKSAPSLNLLPESARITCTEYKSLIDKGEPHVLLDVRPAHHFQIVSLPRSLNIPLSALAEKLPMLETSLKETMDSSDGQPAVYVVCRRGNDSQSAVQLLREKGFHSAKDIVGGLQSWAHDVDPKFPAY; translated from the exons atggacggcggcggcggcggcggcggagtggggAGGAGCAGGAAGGCGGCGGAGGGGGAGCTGGAGAGGCTGAGGGCGGAGAGGGACGAGCTAGACATCCGCATACGGCTGCTGGAGTCGGAGCTCCAGACCGGCTCCGCCGCCCCTGCCTCGCCCGCGTGCGGCGACGCGTGCCAGGCCCTCCGTGGATTCGCGCAGGACGACGCCCTCCCGGCCGACATGATCTACCGGTACAGCCGCCACCTCCTCCTTCCCGACTTCGGAGTCCAAG GCCAGCGGAAGCTCTCCCGCTCTTCGATTTTGGTGGTCGGCGCCGGAGGATTGGGCTCGCCCGTAGCGCTGTATCTAGCAGCTTGTGGTGTTG GGGTCTTGGGCATTGttgatggtgatgatgttgagCTTAACAACCTCCATCGACAG ATAATCCACCAAGAAGCATATATTGGAAGATCAAAAGTGAAGTCAGCAGCTGACGCTTGCCGTGC GATTAATTCATCTATTCAGGTGGTAGAGCATCATCATACTTTGAAACCAAGCAATGCCTTGAAGGTTGTGACAAA ATATGACATAGTTGTTGATGCAACAGATAACCTTCCTACTCGGTACATGATCAGTGATTGTTGTGTATTGCTAAACAAG CCTCTTATATCTGGTGCAGCATTAGGTTTAGAAGGACAG CTGACTGTTTATCATCATAATGGAAGTCCATGCTACCGGTGTCTTTTTCCAAATCCACCACCAGTGGCAGCTTGCCAGAGATGCTCGGACAGCGGTGTTCTTGGGGTTG TTCCGGGAGTAATTGGCTGCATGCAAGCTCTAGAGGCTATAAAGGTTGCAACTGGTGTTGGTGAACCTCTATCTGGAAGAATGCTACTCTTTGACGCATTATCTGCTCGTATTAGAATC GTTAAGATTCGAGGAAGCTCGCCTGTTTGCAGCATATGCGCTGAAAATTCTGTTTTCACGCAAGaagattttcagaagtttgattaTGAGAGCTTCACACAATCCCCGATGTCTGACAAG TCGGCTCCGAGCCTGAACCTGCTACCAGAGAGTGCCCGCATCACTTGCACAGAGTACAAAAGTCTGATCGACAAGGGTGAACCTCACGTGCTGCTGGACGTACGGCCCGCTCATCACTTCCAAATAGTTTCACTTCCCCGGTCTCTGAATATACCACTCTCCGCTCTGGCGGAGAAGCTGCCTATGCTCGAGACCTCACTGAAGGAGACGATGGATTCCTCAGACGGACAACCTGCTGTGTATGTGGTCTGCAGGAGAGGCAACGACTCGCAGAGCGCCGTCCAGCTTCTTCGTGAGAAGGGCTTTCATTCCGCGAAGGACATAGTCGGTGGCCTCCAATCTTGGGCACATGACGTCGATCCCAAGTTCCCCGCATATTAG
- the LOC124705925 gene encoding nicotianamine aminotransferase A, whose translation MATHQSNGHGAAAENGHGNGKSNGHVKVATHQSNGKSNGHSNGHAEEVDWKFARAKDGVLATTGAKKSIRAIRYKISASIEENGPRPVLPLAHGDPSVFPAFRTAVEAEDAVAAALRTGELNCYPAGVGLPAARSAVAEHLSKDVPYELSADDIFLTAGGTQAIEVIIPVLAQPGANILLPRPGYPNYEARAAFNRLEVRHFDLLPEKGWEIDIDGLESIADKNTVAMVIINPNNPCGSVYSYEHLAKVAEAARKLGILVIADEVYGKLVLGSAPFIPMGVFGHIAPVLAIGSLSKSWIVPGWRLGWVAVYDPKRILQETKIATSITNYLNVSTDPATFIQGALPQILENTKEDFFKRIIGLLKESSEICYKNIKENKYISCPHKPEGSMFVMVKLNLHLLEEIHDDIDFCCKLAKEESVILCPGSVLGMENWVRITFAIVPSSLQDGLERIKNFCQRNKKKPITDY comes from the exons ATGGCGACGCACCAGAGCAACGGCCACGGCGCCGCCGCGGAGAACGGCCACGGCAACGGCAAGAGTAACGGCCATGTGAAGGTGGCGACGCACCAGAGCAATGGCAAAAGTAACGGCCACAGCAACGGCCATGCGGAGGAGGTGGACTGGAAGTTCGCGAGGGCCAAGGACGGCGTGCTGGCGACGACGGGAGCCAAGAAGAGCATCCGGGCGATAAGGTACAAGATCAGCGCGAGCATTGAGGAGAATGGGCCGCGGCCGGTGCTCCCTCTGGCGCACGGCGACCCGTCCGTGTTCCCGGCCTTCCGCACCGCCGTCGAGGCCGAGGACGCTGTTGCCGCCGCGCTGCGCACCGGAGAGCTCAACTGCTACCCCGCCGGCGTCGGCCTACCCGCCGCACGAAG TGCTGTGGCGGAGCACTTGTCAAAGGATGTGCCTTACGAGCTATCAGCCGATGACATCTTCCTGACGGCTGGGGGAACCCAAGCCATTGAGGTCATAATCCCTGTCCTGGCCCAGCCCGGCGCTAACATCCTGCTTCCTAGACCAGGATATCCAAACTACGAGGCTCGTGCAGCGTTCAACAGGTTAGAAGTTCGACATTTTGATCTTCTTCCCGAGAAGGGATGGGAGATCGATATCGACGGGCTGGAGTCTATCGCCGACAAAAACACGGTTGCTATGGTCATTATAAATCCGAATAATCCGTGTGGGAGTGTTTATTCCTACGAGCATTTGGCCAAG GTGGCAGAGGCAGCAAGAAAGCTTGGGATATTAGTCATTGCTGATGAGGTATATGGAAAGTTGGTTCTGGGCAGCGCTCCGTTTATCCCAATGGGTGTGTTTGGGCACATTGCCCCCGTGTTGGCCATAGGATCTCTATCAAAGTCGTGGATAGTGCCTGGATGGCGACTTGGTTGGGTAGCTGTATACgatcccaaaaggattttgcaagaAACTAAG attgcTACCTCGATTACGAACTACCTTAATGTGTCAACAGACCCGGCAACTTTCATTCAG GGGGCTCTTCCACAAATTCTTGAAAACACGAAAGAAGATTTCTTCAAGAGGATTATTGGTCTGCTTAAGGAATCGTCAGAAATATGTTATAAAAATATAAAGGAAAACAAATACATCAGTTGTCCTCACAAGCCAGAAGGATCCATGTTTGTTATG GTGAAACTGAACTTACATCTTTTGGAGGAGATCCATGATGACATTGATTTTTGTTGCAAGCTCGCAAAGGAAGAATCGGTTATTCTATGCCCAG